GCCTGGCTGCTGCACCGGGCGGACGCACGGATGACGGCCGCCCTCGGCACACTGGGCACCCTGGCGAGGGCGGCCGTTGCGGCCCTGGCCCAGATGCTGCCGCGACCGGTCCACGACACCGGCCGCATGGTGTTCACGCTGCCCGACCGGCGGCCGGGGGCCCTCTTCGAGGTGGCGGCGCACGCATGGGATGACGTACTGGAGCACGCGGTGGTGCGCAGGGGACCACCGCGGCGGGAGCGTCTCCAGTCCCTCACCGGTCCCTGACGTCTGCGGGGCCGGCTCTTCCCGTTGCAGCAAGGAGTCCCCCCGTGTCCATGTCCATCCCCCGTCTGCCGTCCCATGCCGGCCGCCGTATCGCACTCGCCGGTGCCGCCGCACTGACGGCCACCCTCGCCCTGGCCGCACCGGCCGCCGCACACGCGGAGGTCGAAGCCGACAAAGCCCAGGCCCTGGCCGAGAACGTCACCCTCAGCTTCGTCTCCGAGGCCGAGTCCGCCTCGGCGGGCTTCACCGAGCTGCGCGTCGTGCTGCCCCAGGGCATCGCTCCCGGTGACGTGACGCTCGACGAGGCCCCCAAAGGCTGGAAGCTGAAGGCGATGAACGATGGATATGCCGTCAGCGGCCCAGCTCTGAAGGCCGGCGTCGACGCCGAACACAAGATCAAGGTCCGGCAGCTGCCGGACGCGAAGGAGATCGCGTTCAAGACGATCGAGACCTACAGCGACGGCGAAGTCTCCCGATGGATCGAACTGCCCACCGGCGGCGCGGAACCGGAACAGCCCGCGCCGGTACTGCAGTTGAAGGCTGCGGCCCCGGGCGCCAAGCCCGTGAGTCCCAGCCCCAGCGCCAGCCCCAGGGAGAGCGCCACACCCACCCCGACCCCTTCGGCCACCGAGTCGGACGTCGCCGCCGCGGGCTCCGAAACCGACACCACGGCGACAGATGAGGACGAGGGCGGCTCGACGGGCCTGGTCATCGGCGGAGTGGTCGTGGCGCTGCTCGTCCTGAGCAGCGGTGCGTGGTGGATGGTGAAGCGGCGCACGACCTCTTCGCAGAGCTGACCGCCGTCTGACGTGTCGTCTGTGGGGCGGAACCGCTTCCGCCCCACAGGCCGAACGCGCCACCCTCGATGAGGATCAGCAAACCGATCGCGACGAGCACAGACGCCGATGTTGTCGCCGCCGTCGGCAAAGGTGACCGTTCGCCGCCGCCGCGAGTTCACCTCGCCACGCGCCTTGCCTGGCTTCAAGGTCAGGAGTCCTGTGACCAGTGGTGTTGCTTGGCAGTTGCGGATGGATGGCCATGCGGCTGCTGTCGTGATTGTGACGGCAAGTCACCTGCACGGTGGTCGACAACCTGCGATGTGTGCCCCACCGAACGTTCCCGGGCTGAGCGGCGTCATAGAGACAGCCGTTTGAGAAAGGGGCCACCATGACTGCCGTACGCTGCCGTCCCCGTTCTGCGCTGTCCGCCGTTGCGCTGATCGGAGGGGTGGTGTGGGCGACTGCCGCATGTGGCGCCGAGAAGGGCGCCACCGTGGAGAACGCGACCGGCTGGCAGGAGCCTGCCTCGTATGCCTACACGCTGGCGTCGAGTGAGGGGGAACGGTCGCTGCTCGGGGCTTTCCGGGTGACGGTCCGTGACGGCAAGGTGGTGAACTCGGTCGGCCTCGACGACAGCGGTCGACGGGTGGTGCAGCAGGTCCCCGGTGAAGTGCCCACGCTTGCCGAGCTGTTGGAGCAGCTGGATCAGGCTCGGCGCGACAGGGCGGACACCGTGGAGGCGGAGTACGCCGCCGACGGTCACCCCATGCGGATCTTCCTGGACTGGGAGAAGAACGCGATCGACGACGAGGCCCTGTACGTCATCAGCGCCTACGAACCGGCTGTCGGCCAGGAGAAGGCAAATCGATGAAAGCCATACACCCGATCGGCAGGACCGGAATGGTGTGGACGCTGCTGGGAGCAGTCCTGGGCACGATGTCCGTCGCCTGCACCTCGTCGAGCGATGACGGCGAGTCCGCGTCGTCCTGCGCATACCTGGTCGAGTACCAGGACCGTACGTACGCGGGCGCAGAGACCAGGGACTTCACCATCGGGGACGAGTTCGGTACCGCTACCCTTCCGCCGTGCGACGACACGCCGAGCGATGACAGCGACGGTCAAACGACGTCGACCCCGACAACCGCCTACGCGATCGAGGGAGTGGATCCCAGCATGGCCATCGCGTTGGAACAGGCGTCGGATGACGTCATCTTCGTCAATGTCGACTCCGACAAGACGCTGCCCGAGATCAAGCAACTGATCCATAGCTCTTGATGCGCGCTGCAGTGCCCGCGGTCCCGGCGCCTTACCGGGCTCTGACATGCCTGAGTGCCCGTCTCGGCCCGCGGTTGCAACCGCCTGGATCACAATCGCGGCCCGCGCACATTCCTGGAGGGGCTCACAGGGAATGACCGGCGACGGCACCCATCCGCAGATTCCAGCGGCCGTCCCGGCCAGTGAGCTGGACGGTGGACAGGGGCGGAACGTCGACGTTCCAGAACGACCGGTGCGGCGCGTCCAGCACGCGGACCACCGCGGCACGCGCCACAGCCTGCTCGACCACGGCCAGTACCCGCCCGGCATCACCCGACAGCCCGTCCAGCCAGTTGGAGACACGCTCGCACACCTCGGCCACGGACTCGCCGCCGTGCGGCGCCGCTCCCGGATCCGACATCCAGGCGACGAGGCCGGGCCCGTCACTCGCCGCGACCTCGTCCAATGTCCGGCCGTGCCACGAGCCCATGTCGATGTCCCGCAGCGCCGGTTCCACAGTGACGGCGTCCCACCCCAGGGCCTGAGCCGTCTGCCGGCACCGCTGCGACGGCGCCGTGTACAAGGTGGCCGCCGTGGGCAGGGTTCCGGCGACCGCCCTCGCCTGCCGCAGCGCCCGTTCGTCGAGGGGCACGTCGGCGAAGCGCACGTCTCGCTCCGCGCGGGCGGCGGCGCACAGCAGGGTGAGCCGGACGGTCATAAGGGCCCTTTTCGCCGGGTGGCTGAGGTCGGGTTCATCGTAGGTGGCCTACGCCATGTTGGCCGAAGCCCCTATTGCCCCTACGCTCTGGGGCGACAGGACGACGGCGCCACGGAAGTCCGGTGCAAGCCCGGCACGGTCGCGCCACTGTGTGCCACTGCCTCCCCGGAGGTGGTGGTGAGTCAGACCCAACGCCGTCGTCGCGTGCTCCACACGATGCGGGACGCGATGTTCCCGAGGAGGTCTCGCCATGGCGCAGTCCACTGCCGCCCCCACCCCCACCCCCACCCCCCAGACCCTCACGCCGCTGCCGCTGCGGACGATCGCCCCCTGGGCGGTCTTCTTCGGCGTCCTGATGCTGGTCCTGCTGTACTTCGTCGGCGCCGAACAGGGCGCCACCGCCGTGGTCTCCGGTGAGGGCGTGCACGAGTGGGTGCACGACGCCCGCCACCTCCTCGGCTTCCCCTGCCACTGACGGGGCCCCAATGAACTCCGTCACCGTACGCACCCTGCTGGTGCGCGGCATGCTCGCCGGCATCGGCGCCGGCATGCTCGCCTTCGTCTTCGCCTACCTGGTCGGAGAAGGCCCCGTCGACGCGGCCATCGCGTTCGAAGAGGCCAACTCCCATGAACACGGCGGTGAGGAACTCGTCAGCCGTTCCGTGCAGTCGACGGCCGGCCTGGCCACGGGAGTCCTCGTCTTCGGCGTCGCCATCGGCGGCATCGCGGCGCTGGCGTTCTGTTTCGCGCTGGGCCGGATCGGCCGGTTCGGGGCACGGGCGACGGCGGCACTCACCGGGCTCGCCGGGTTCCTCCTGGTCTACCTGGTGCCAATCCTGAAGTACCCGGCGAACCCGCCCGCCGTCGGCGACCCCGACACGCTCGACAAGCGCACCGTCCTGTTCGTCCTGATGATCGCGCTGAGCCTTCTGCTGGGCATCGGCGCCATCCTGCTGGGCCGTCGCCTGGCACCGGCGTGGGGCAACTGGAATGCCTCCATCGCCGCCTGCGGGGCTTTCGTCGCGGCAGTGGCCGTCGCCATGGTCGTCCTGCCGTCCGGCGAGAACACCCCGAGGGGCTTCCCCGCCACCGACCTGTGGGAGTTCCGCCTGGCCTCCATCGGCGTTCAGGCTGTGCTATGGGCGGCGTTCGGGCTCCTGTTCGGTTACCTGGCCGAACGCGTCCTCGAACCGAAACCGGCCCGCGGCCGGGTCTCCACCCTGGCTGCCTGAGCCATCGGGCACATGCGGCGGGATCTGCCGGGGGCGCGCCCGGCAGATCCCGCTGTGTTCTGCGTACTGCGTCGACGCACTGCGGCCCTTCGCGTCGCGTGGGCCCTGGACCGGTGGGCTACAAGGTCACAACGAGGGCGCACCGTATGGGTGGCGACGCTGCGGCTCGACGCGCATCGTCTCTACCATCCGAGGTGCAGAGGGGGTACCGGCAGCGACCTCCCCGGACAGGAGGCTCGATGCGGTCGAACGTTTCACGGCCGGCGTTCCGGCGCGTGGTCGGCATCGTCGCGGCCGGTCTGGCAGTGACCTCGAGCACTGGGTGCACCGTTCCCGTCGATGCGGTCGCCGGCATCTCCGTGTCCGACGATGGCCATCTGCTCGGCGTCATGAGGGTCTGCGGGCATCGGATCGACGGCGCGACTGTCTACGTGGACAGCGAGAACGTCAACAGTCAAAGGACTGTCGGTTCATGGACCGCTGACCGTCCTCTCACAGCAGGTCTCGCCACCTGGACTCTCCAGTCTCCATCCCCCGGCTGGGCCGTGAGCAGATCCCTCACCCGCCTCACCCCGAAGACCACCTATGTCCTCTACGGCTGGACCAAGGACAACTCGTGGTCATCGAGGAGCGTCTCCTTCGACCTGACCGACCTCGGCCGGATCAGCCCGGGAACGGTCCGCTACGACGACATCTCCGCAAACGGCGACGAGTCCCC
The nucleotide sequence above comes from Streptomyces sp. NL15-2K. Encoded proteins:
- a CDS encoding DUF1775 domain-containing protein, whose protein sequence is MSIPRLPSHAGRRIALAGAAALTATLALAAPAAAHAEVEADKAQALAENVTLSFVSEAESASAGFTELRVVLPQGIAPGDVTLDEAPKGWKLKAMNDGYAVSGPALKAGVDAEHKIKVRQLPDAKEIAFKTIETYSDGEVSRWIELPTGGAEPEQPAPVLQLKAAAPGAKPVSPSPSASPRESATPTPTPSATESDVAAAGSETDTTATDEDEGGSTGLVIGGVVVALLVLSSGAWWMVKRRTTSSQS
- a CDS encoding DUF6174 domain-containing protein, coding for MTAVRCRPRSALSAVALIGGVVWATAACGAEKGATVENATGWQEPASYAYTLASSEGERSLLGAFRVTVRDGKVVNSVGLDDSGRRVVQQVPGEVPTLAELLEQLDQARRDRADTVEAEYAADGHPMRIFLDWEKNAIDDEALYVISAYEPAVGQEKANR
- a CDS encoding DUF6281 family protein produces the protein MKAIHPIGRTGMVWTLLGAVLGTMSVACTSSSDDGESASSCAYLVEYQDRTYAGAETRDFTIGDEFGTATLPPCDDTPSDDSDGQTTSTPTTAYAIEGVDPSMAIALEQASDDVIFVNVDSDKTLPEIKQLIHSS
- a CDS encoding histidine phosphatase family protein, which codes for MTVRLTLLCAAARAERDVRFADVPLDERALRQARAVAGTLPTAATLYTAPSQRCRQTAQALGWDAVTVEPALRDIDMGSWHGRTLDEVAASDGPGLVAWMSDPGAAPHGGESVAEVCERVSNWLDGLSGDAGRVLAVVEQAVARAAVVRVLDAPHRSFWNVDVPPLSTVQLTGRDGRWNLRMGAVAGHSL
- a CDS encoding CbtB-domain containing protein, with translation MAQSTAAPTPTPTPQTLTPLPLRTIAPWAVFFGVLMLVLLYFVGAEQGATAVVSGEGVHEWVHDARHLLGFPCH
- a CDS encoding CbtA family protein yields the protein MNSVTVRTLLVRGMLAGIGAGMLAFVFAYLVGEGPVDAAIAFEEANSHEHGGEELVSRSVQSTAGLATGVLVFGVAIGGIAALAFCFALGRIGRFGARATAALTGLAGFLLVYLVPILKYPANPPAVGDPDTLDKRTVLFVLMIALSLLLGIGAILLGRRLAPAWGNWNASIAACGAFVAAVAVAMVVLPSGENTPRGFPATDLWEFRLASIGVQAVLWAAFGLLFGYLAERVLEPKPARGRVSTLAA